The following coding sequences are from one Pocillopora verrucosa isolate sample1 chromosome 5, ASM3666991v2, whole genome shotgun sequence window:
- the LOC131790930 gene encoding uncharacterized protein, translated as MNLLLCLAAMLGAAINVEAFQNSPKGLHFVGVGYNLLEGNPEGGDVSNGGVDPGLLFTRKVFKLTWEEKKVSLDKKYVVPDQVSFAPRQSCVKTNKKEVFSGSKSYQEKLSVDVQSSGGYNAILWNVAFSLSSRYEQVKKETSKYHNVFYEEKHVCNRGRARYQMDLARVKKYSVSEDFAAAVCILPEEYNQQAYFKFIENWGTHIVVEVDLGERKTDRSKSTNSEFTKYAMNNMENSVSVSGGYMGSKASLKVDMKKFKESMSDKTEFGEHKVSFTSGGIDMPEPIGIRIVPIYEAFDVSFYAKLDHQNSARCVHSSELVGTRREHVKKALEEYPKLKKAEVPTDPEVRIPLTWPVGTYGLPMPKAGCPKNTKFAWHVGTRYQDTEDAFGKNRWSSPYDLAGSLAKSNMEQKFCMKTEEGDKKNGLQWPRGQYCILKKGECAEGFQQGHIRWDDENSNNKNRHSGALPDGVYDRNTHIQYCCRTDGHATNAIILPTDSPFVLLKSNTHQCQHVRGMRVRSEYFQWDCEDWFPKNYGGGSRPYGYVGRNIKLEYCYYYH; from the exons ATGAACCTTTTACTCTGCCTTGCTGCCATGCTTGGTGCCGCAATCAATGTAGAGGCTTTCCAAAATTCGCCCAAAGGTCTTCACTTTGTAGGTGTTGGTTACAATCTTCTGGAAGGAAACCCCGAGGGGGGCGATGTATCAAACGGTGGTGTTGACCCAGGACTTCTGTTCACCAGAAAAGTCTTCAAGCTGAcatgggaagaaaaaaaagtctctCTAGACAAGAAGTATGTTGTACCAGATCAGGTCAGCTTTGCCCCACGTCAGTCTTGcgtcaaaacaaataaaaaggaagtTTTTTCAGGTTCCAAAAGCTACCAGGAGAAACTTAGTGTGGATGTACAATCCAGCG GTGGATACAATGCAATATTGTGGAACGTTGCCTTTTCTCTAAGTTCAA GATATGAGCAGGTGAAGAAAGAAACATCAAAATACCACAATGTGTTTTATGAAGAGAAGCATGTGTGCAATCGTGGCCGAGCTCGATACCAAATGGACTTGGCTCGAGTCAAGAAGTATTCTGTGTCAGAGGACTTTGCAGCAGCTGTTTGTATTTTACCAGAAGAATACAATCAGCAGGCCTACTTCAAATTCATCGAAAACTGGGGAACA CACATTGTGGTAGAAGTTGATCTTGGTGAGAGGAAGACTGATCGATCCAAATCCACAAACTCTGAGTTCACCAAATACGCTATGAATAAC atggaAAACTCAGTTTCCGTGTCAGGAGGTTATATGGGTTCCAAGGCCTCCCTGAAAgttgacatgaaaaaatttaaagaatccATGTCGGATAAAACCGAATTCGGAGAACACAAGGTGTCGTTCACATCCGGAGGAATTGATATGCCTGAGCCTATTGGAATAAGGATTGTACCAATATACGAAGCCTTTGATGTCAGTTTCTATGCAAAGCTTGATCACCAGAACTCTGCACGATGCGTCCATTCCAGCGAGCTTGTCGGAACTCGAAGGGAACACGTCAAGAAGGCATTAGAAGAGTATCCGAAACTCAAGAAAGCTGAGGTGCCTACAG ATCCTGAAGTACGAATTCCTCTCACTTGGCCAGTTGGAACGTATGGCCTTCCCATGCCAAAGGCAGGTTGTCCTAAGAATACAAAGTTTGCTTGGCACGTTGGAACCCGCTACCAAGATACTGAGGATGCTTTTGGAAAGAACCGCTGGTCAAGTCCGTATGACTTGGCAGGGTCATTAGCCAAAAGCAACATGGAGCAGAAGTTTTGCATGAAGACAGAGGAAGGAGACAAGAAAAATGGTCTGCAGTGGCCAAGAGGTCAATACTGTATTCTGAAGAAGGGAGAATGTGCCGAAG GTTTCCAGCAAGGACACATCAGATGGGATGACGAGAACAGTAACAATAAAAACAGACACTCTGGAGCGCTTCCAGACGGCGTGTATGACAGGAACACTCACATTCAGTACTGCTGCCGCACGGATGGTCACGCCACCAATGCCATAATTCTTCCCACAGACTCCCCATTCGTGCTGTTGAAGTCCAACACTCATCAGTGTCAGCATGTCCGAGGAATGCGAGTCCGAAGTGAATACTTCCAATGGGATTGTGAAGATTGGTTTCCGAAAAACTATGGCGGTGGATCCAGACCTTATGGTTATGTTGGAAGGAATATCAAACTTGAATACTGCTACTACTATCATTGA